The following proteins are encoded in a genomic region of Hippocampus zosterae strain Florida chromosome 2, ASM2543408v3, whole genome shotgun sequence:
- the arl13b gene encoding ADP-ribosylation factor-like protein 13B isoform X3, whose translation MFSLMANCCTWLKRWREPARKVTLVMVGLDNAGKTATVRGIQGENPQDVAPTVGFSKVDLKQGKFEVTIFDLGGGKRIRGIWKNYYSESHGVVFVVDSSDVQRIQETRETMAEVLQHPRIAGKPVLVLANKQDQEGALAEADIIENLSLEKLVNENKCLCQIEPCSAVLGYGKKVDKSIKRGLGWLLNNIAKDFEAITERVQKDTAEQRAQEEQDKKERAERVRRIREERERQEREEAEREGKRVCKEEPDEENMANPFQPIVNVVTESEDKADERRQQELGDCTINNLKAGGDYEEETPEETDNARHTLDNSSSSTGTATEQSKKKVRKLYLKRKHRVDPLNTEEGQTERVTPPPLPVGWASPKVSRLPKLEPLWDSKASASAV comes from the exons AAAAGTGACTCTAGTGATGGTGGGACTGGATAACGCGGGGAAGACTGCCACAGTACGAGGAATCCAAGGAG AGAATCCCCAGGATGTTGCTCCAACTGTGGGTTTTTCCAAGGTTGACCTGAAGCAGGGAAAATTTGAGGTCACCATCTTCGATCTGGGGGGTGGGAAGAGGATCCGCGGGATATGGAAGAATTACTACTCGGAGTCGCACGGTGTGGTGTTTGTGGTGGACTCCAGCGATGTGCAGCGGATTCAGGAGACGCGGGAGACCATGGCGGAGGTTCTACAGCACCCGCGCATCGCTGGGAAGCCTGTGCTTGT ACTTGCCAACAAACAGGATCAGGAAGGAGCACTGGCCGAAGCAGACATCATTGAGAACCTGTCACTAGAGAAGCTTGTGAATGAGAACAAGTGTCTCTGTCAGATC GAGCCATGCTCTGCGGTTCTGGGTTACGGCAAAAAGGTTGACAAATCCATCAAAAGAGGTTTGGGCTGGCTGCTCAACAACATTGCCAAAGATTTTGAGGCCATTACTGAGCGTGTGCAGAAAGACACAGCGGAGCAGCGTGCTCAGGAAGAGCAGGATAAGAAAGAAAGAGCAGAACGAGTCCGGCGGATAAGAGAAGAGAG agAGCGGCAGGAGAGGGAAGAGGCAGAACGGGAGGGCAAGCGGGTCTGCAAAGAGGAACCTGATGAAGAAAACATGGCCAACCCCTTCCAGCCGATTGTAAATGTCGTCACCGAG agtgaggataaagcagacgAGAGAAGGCAACAAGAGCTGGGGGACTGTACGATCAACAATCTGAAGGCAGGCGGCGATTATGAGGAGGAGACCCCTGAGGAGACGGACAATGCCAGACACACTCTGGATAATTCCAGctcaagtaccg GCACGGCCACTGAGCAAAGCAAGAAGAAGGTGAGAAAATTGTATCTGAAGCGGAAGCACCGCGTGGACCCACTGAATACGGAGGAGGGGCAAACGGAGAGGGTCACCCCTCCGCCCCTTCCAG TTGGATGGGCGTCTCCTAAAGTTTCTAGGCTGCCCAAATTAGAGCCTCTCTGGGACTCAAAAGCCTCTG CAAGCGCAGTGTAA
- the arl13b gene encoding ADP-ribosylation factor-like protein 13B isoform X5, giving the protein MFSLMANCCTWLKRWREPARKVTLVMVGLDNAGKTATVRGIQGENPQDVAPTVGFSKVDLKQGKFEVTIFDLGGGKRIRGIWKNYYSESHGVVFVVDSSDVQRIQETRETMAEVLQHPRIAGKPVLVLANKQDQEGALAEADIIENLSLEKLVNENKCLCQIEPCSAVLGYGKKVDKSIKRGLGWLLNNIAKDFEAITERVQKDTAEQRAQEEQDKKERAERVRRIREERERQEREEAEREGKRVCKEEPDEENMANPFQPIVNVVTESEDKADERRQQELGDCTINNLKAGGDYEEETPEETDNARHTLDNSSSSTGTATEQSKKKVRKLYLKRKHRVDPLNTEEGQTERVTPPPLPASAV; this is encoded by the exons AAAAGTGACTCTAGTGATGGTGGGACTGGATAACGCGGGGAAGACTGCCACAGTACGAGGAATCCAAGGAG AGAATCCCCAGGATGTTGCTCCAACTGTGGGTTTTTCCAAGGTTGACCTGAAGCAGGGAAAATTTGAGGTCACCATCTTCGATCTGGGGGGTGGGAAGAGGATCCGCGGGATATGGAAGAATTACTACTCGGAGTCGCACGGTGTGGTGTTTGTGGTGGACTCCAGCGATGTGCAGCGGATTCAGGAGACGCGGGAGACCATGGCGGAGGTTCTACAGCACCCGCGCATCGCTGGGAAGCCTGTGCTTGT ACTTGCCAACAAACAGGATCAGGAAGGAGCACTGGCCGAAGCAGACATCATTGAGAACCTGTCACTAGAGAAGCTTGTGAATGAGAACAAGTGTCTCTGTCAGATC GAGCCATGCTCTGCGGTTCTGGGTTACGGCAAAAAGGTTGACAAATCCATCAAAAGAGGTTTGGGCTGGCTGCTCAACAACATTGCCAAAGATTTTGAGGCCATTACTGAGCGTGTGCAGAAAGACACAGCGGAGCAGCGTGCTCAGGAAGAGCAGGATAAGAAAGAAAGAGCAGAACGAGTCCGGCGGATAAGAGAAGAGAG agAGCGGCAGGAGAGGGAAGAGGCAGAACGGGAGGGCAAGCGGGTCTGCAAAGAGGAACCTGATGAAGAAAACATGGCCAACCCCTTCCAGCCGATTGTAAATGTCGTCACCGAG agtgaggataaagcagacgAGAGAAGGCAACAAGAGCTGGGGGACTGTACGATCAACAATCTGAAGGCAGGCGGCGATTATGAGGAGGAGACCCCTGAGGAGACGGACAATGCCAGACACACTCTGGATAATTCCAGctcaagtaccg GCACGGCCACTGAGCAAAGCAAGAAGAAGGTGAGAAAATTGTATCTGAAGCGGAAGCACCGCGTGGACCCACTGAATACGGAGGAGGGGCAAACGGAGAGGGTCACCCCTCCGCCCCTTCCAG CAAGCGCAGTGTAA
- the arl13b gene encoding ADP-ribosylation factor-like protein 13B isoform X2: protein MFSLMANCCTWLKRWREPARKVTLVMVGLDNAGKTATVRGIQGENPQDVAPTVGFSKVDLKQGKFEVTIFDLGGGKRIRGIWKNYYSESHGVVFVVDSSDVQRIQETRETMAEVLQHPRIAGKPVLVLANKQDQEGALAEADIIENLSLEKLVNENKCLCQIEPCSAVLGYGKKVDKSIKRGLGWLLNNIAKDFEAITERVQKDTAEQRAQEEQDKKERAERVRRIREERERQEREEAEREGKRVCKEEPDEENMANPFQPIVNVVTESEDKADERRQQELGDCTINNLKAGGDYEEETPEETDNARHTLDNSSSSTATEQSKKKVRKLYLKRKHRVDPLNTEEGQTERVTPPPLPVGWASPKVSRLPKLEPLWDSKASEFYKKPLAPVANKPQPNSDTHNVVF from the exons AAAAGTGACTCTAGTGATGGTGGGACTGGATAACGCGGGGAAGACTGCCACAGTACGAGGAATCCAAGGAG AGAATCCCCAGGATGTTGCTCCAACTGTGGGTTTTTCCAAGGTTGACCTGAAGCAGGGAAAATTTGAGGTCACCATCTTCGATCTGGGGGGTGGGAAGAGGATCCGCGGGATATGGAAGAATTACTACTCGGAGTCGCACGGTGTGGTGTTTGTGGTGGACTCCAGCGATGTGCAGCGGATTCAGGAGACGCGGGAGACCATGGCGGAGGTTCTACAGCACCCGCGCATCGCTGGGAAGCCTGTGCTTGT ACTTGCCAACAAACAGGATCAGGAAGGAGCACTGGCCGAAGCAGACATCATTGAGAACCTGTCACTAGAGAAGCTTGTGAATGAGAACAAGTGTCTCTGTCAGATC GAGCCATGCTCTGCGGTTCTGGGTTACGGCAAAAAGGTTGACAAATCCATCAAAAGAGGTTTGGGCTGGCTGCTCAACAACATTGCCAAAGATTTTGAGGCCATTACTGAGCGTGTGCAGAAAGACACAGCGGAGCAGCGTGCTCAGGAAGAGCAGGATAAGAAAGAAAGAGCAGAACGAGTCCGGCGGATAAGAGAAGAGAG agAGCGGCAGGAGAGGGAAGAGGCAGAACGGGAGGGCAAGCGGGTCTGCAAAGAGGAACCTGATGAAGAAAACATGGCCAACCCCTTCCAGCCGATTGTAAATGTCGTCACCGAG agtgaggataaagcagacgAGAGAAGGCAACAAGAGCTGGGGGACTGTACGATCAACAATCTGAAGGCAGGCGGCGATTATGAGGAGGAGACCCCTGAGGAGACGGACAATGCCAGACACACTCTGGATAATTCCAGctcaa GCACGGCCACTGAGCAAAGCAAGAAGAAGGTGAGAAAATTGTATCTGAAGCGGAAGCACCGCGTGGACCCACTGAATACGGAGGAGGGGCAAACGGAGAGGGTCACCCCTCCGCCCCTTCCAG TTGGATGGGCGTCTCCTAAAGTTTCTAGGCTGCCCAAATTAGAGCCTCTCTGGGACTCAAAAGCCTCTG AGTTTTACAAGAAGCCACTTGCACCTGTCGCAAATAAGCCGCAGCCTAACAGTGACACACACAATGTCGTTTTTTAA
- the arl13b gene encoding ADP-ribosylation factor-like protein 13B isoform X4, with amino-acid sequence MVGLDNAGKTATVRGIQGENPQDVAPTVGFSKVDLKQGKFEVTIFDLGGGKRIRGIWKNYYSESHGVVFVVDSSDVQRIQETRETMAEVLQHPRIAGKPVLVLANKQDQEGALAEADIIENLSLEKLVNENKCLCQIEPCSAVLGYGKKVDKSIKRGLGWLLNNIAKDFEAITERVQKDTAEQRAQEEQDKKERAERVRRIREERERQEREEAEREGKRVCKEEPDEENMANPFQPIVNVVTESEDKADERRQQELGDCTINNLKAGGDYEEETPEETDNARHTLDNSSSSTGTATEQSKKKVRKLYLKRKHRVDPLNTEEGQTERVTPPPLPVGWASPKVSRLPKLEPLWDSKASEFYKKPLAPVANKPQPNSDTHNVVF; translated from the exons ATGGTGGGACTGGATAACGCGGGGAAGACTGCCACAGTACGAGGAATCCAAGGAG AGAATCCCCAGGATGTTGCTCCAACTGTGGGTTTTTCCAAGGTTGACCTGAAGCAGGGAAAATTTGAGGTCACCATCTTCGATCTGGGGGGTGGGAAGAGGATCCGCGGGATATGGAAGAATTACTACTCGGAGTCGCACGGTGTGGTGTTTGTGGTGGACTCCAGCGATGTGCAGCGGATTCAGGAGACGCGGGAGACCATGGCGGAGGTTCTACAGCACCCGCGCATCGCTGGGAAGCCTGTGCTTGT ACTTGCCAACAAACAGGATCAGGAAGGAGCACTGGCCGAAGCAGACATCATTGAGAACCTGTCACTAGAGAAGCTTGTGAATGAGAACAAGTGTCTCTGTCAGATC GAGCCATGCTCTGCGGTTCTGGGTTACGGCAAAAAGGTTGACAAATCCATCAAAAGAGGTTTGGGCTGGCTGCTCAACAACATTGCCAAAGATTTTGAGGCCATTACTGAGCGTGTGCAGAAAGACACAGCGGAGCAGCGTGCTCAGGAAGAGCAGGATAAGAAAGAAAGAGCAGAACGAGTCCGGCGGATAAGAGAAGAGAG agAGCGGCAGGAGAGGGAAGAGGCAGAACGGGAGGGCAAGCGGGTCTGCAAAGAGGAACCTGATGAAGAAAACATGGCCAACCCCTTCCAGCCGATTGTAAATGTCGTCACCGAG agtgaggataaagcagacgAGAGAAGGCAACAAGAGCTGGGGGACTGTACGATCAACAATCTGAAGGCAGGCGGCGATTATGAGGAGGAGACCCCTGAGGAGACGGACAATGCCAGACACACTCTGGATAATTCCAGctcaagtaccg GCACGGCCACTGAGCAAAGCAAGAAGAAGGTGAGAAAATTGTATCTGAAGCGGAAGCACCGCGTGGACCCACTGAATACGGAGGAGGGGCAAACGGAGAGGGTCACCCCTCCGCCCCTTCCAG TTGGATGGGCGTCTCCTAAAGTTTCTAGGCTGCCCAAATTAGAGCCTCTCTGGGACTCAAAAGCCTCTG AGTTTTACAAGAAGCCACTTGCACCTGTCGCAAATAAGCCGCAGCCTAACAGTGACACACACAATGTCGTTTTTTAA
- the arl13b gene encoding ADP-ribosylation factor-like protein 13B isoform X1, giving the protein MFSLMANCCTWLKRWREPARKVTLVMVGLDNAGKTATVRGIQGENPQDVAPTVGFSKVDLKQGKFEVTIFDLGGGKRIRGIWKNYYSESHGVVFVVDSSDVQRIQETRETMAEVLQHPRIAGKPVLVLANKQDQEGALAEADIIENLSLEKLVNENKCLCQIEPCSAVLGYGKKVDKSIKRGLGWLLNNIAKDFEAITERVQKDTAEQRAQEEQDKKERAERVRRIREERERQEREEAEREGKRVCKEEPDEENMANPFQPIVNVVTESEDKADERRQQELGDCTINNLKAGGDYEEETPEETDNARHTLDNSSSSTGTATEQSKKKVRKLYLKRKHRVDPLNTEEGQTERVTPPPLPVGWASPKVSRLPKLEPLWDSKASEFYKKPLAPVANKPQPNSDTHNVVF; this is encoded by the exons AAAAGTGACTCTAGTGATGGTGGGACTGGATAACGCGGGGAAGACTGCCACAGTACGAGGAATCCAAGGAG AGAATCCCCAGGATGTTGCTCCAACTGTGGGTTTTTCCAAGGTTGACCTGAAGCAGGGAAAATTTGAGGTCACCATCTTCGATCTGGGGGGTGGGAAGAGGATCCGCGGGATATGGAAGAATTACTACTCGGAGTCGCACGGTGTGGTGTTTGTGGTGGACTCCAGCGATGTGCAGCGGATTCAGGAGACGCGGGAGACCATGGCGGAGGTTCTACAGCACCCGCGCATCGCTGGGAAGCCTGTGCTTGT ACTTGCCAACAAACAGGATCAGGAAGGAGCACTGGCCGAAGCAGACATCATTGAGAACCTGTCACTAGAGAAGCTTGTGAATGAGAACAAGTGTCTCTGTCAGATC GAGCCATGCTCTGCGGTTCTGGGTTACGGCAAAAAGGTTGACAAATCCATCAAAAGAGGTTTGGGCTGGCTGCTCAACAACATTGCCAAAGATTTTGAGGCCATTACTGAGCGTGTGCAGAAAGACACAGCGGAGCAGCGTGCTCAGGAAGAGCAGGATAAGAAAGAAAGAGCAGAACGAGTCCGGCGGATAAGAGAAGAGAG agAGCGGCAGGAGAGGGAAGAGGCAGAACGGGAGGGCAAGCGGGTCTGCAAAGAGGAACCTGATGAAGAAAACATGGCCAACCCCTTCCAGCCGATTGTAAATGTCGTCACCGAG agtgaggataaagcagacgAGAGAAGGCAACAAGAGCTGGGGGACTGTACGATCAACAATCTGAAGGCAGGCGGCGATTATGAGGAGGAGACCCCTGAGGAGACGGACAATGCCAGACACACTCTGGATAATTCCAGctcaagtaccg GCACGGCCACTGAGCAAAGCAAGAAGAAGGTGAGAAAATTGTATCTGAAGCGGAAGCACCGCGTGGACCCACTGAATACGGAGGAGGGGCAAACGGAGAGGGTCACCCCTCCGCCCCTTCCAG TTGGATGGGCGTCTCCTAAAGTTTCTAGGCTGCCCAAATTAGAGCCTCTCTGGGACTCAAAAGCCTCTG AGTTTTACAAGAAGCCACTTGCACCTGTCGCAAATAAGCCGCAGCCTAACAGTGACACACACAATGTCGTTTTTTAA